One part of the Dasypus novemcinctus isolate mDasNov1 chromosome 27, mDasNov1.1.hap2, whole genome shotgun sequence genome encodes these proteins:
- the C27H11orf87 gene encoding uncharacterized protein C11orf87 homolog, whose translation MSARAPKELRLALPPCLLNRTFASPNASGSGNASARGPGAGGGGTCITQVGQQLFQSFSSTLVLIVLVTLIFCLIVLSLSTFHIHKRRMKKRKMQRAQEEYERDHCSGSHSGRGLPRAGGQGPAYAKETRLERQPRDSAFCAPSTASFSSSSANVRRPGPCSPPPTPPAPSPQGAHAASSCLDAAGEGPLQTVVLS comes from the coding sequence ATGAGTGCCAGGGCGCCCAAGGAGCTGAGGCTGGCGCTGCCGCCGTGTCTCCTCAACCGGACCTTTGCTTCTCCCAACGCCAGCGGCAGCGGCAACGCGAGCGCTCGTGGCCCGGGCGCAGGCGGCGGCGGCACCTGCATCACGCAGGTAGGACAGCAGCTCTTCCAGTCCTTCTCTTCCACGCTGGTGCTGATTGTCCTGGTCACCCTCATCTTCTGCCTCATCGTGCTGTCCCTCTCCACCTTCCACATCCACAAGCGTAGGATGAAGAAGCGGAAGATGCAGAGGGCTCAGGAGGAATACGAGCGGGATCACTGCAGCGGCAGCCACAGCGGCCGGGGGCTGCCCCGGGCCGGCGGCCAGGGCCCGGCCTACGCAAAAGAAACCCGGTTAGAGAGGCAGCCCCGGGACTCTGCCTTCTGCGCCCCCTCCActgcctccttctcctcttcGTCCGCCAACGTCCGGCGCCCAGGCCCCTGTTCTCCTCCGCCTACACCGCCCGCCCCCAGTCCGCAAGGAGCGCATGCCGCCTCCTCCTGTTTGGACGCCGCTGGCGAGGGCCCTTTGCAAACGGTGGTACTGTCCTGA